One Alphaproteobacteria bacterium LSUCC0396 genomic region harbors:
- the soxX gene encoding sulfur oxidation c-type cytochrome SoxX, with the protein MKTAVVSFLMFAAMGFATAHSASVTIRDPGLVAYTIVDDVSIPKSLTGKAGDPANGRKLAISRKKGNCLACHAMPIPEQQFHGETAPSLYGVGKRLSEGELRMQLVNAKVTNDSTLMPSFYRTYGFNSVLKKFAGKSILEAQEVEDIVAYLQTLQTDQ; encoded by the coding sequence ATGAAAACAGCTGTTGTATCCTTTTTAATGTTTGCTGCTATGGGGTTTGCCACGGCGCATTCAGCTTCTGTGACTATCAGGGATCCTGGCTTAGTGGCCTACACTATTGTCGATGATGTCTCGATACCCAAATCTTTGACTGGAAAAGCAGGCGATCCAGCGAATGGACGTAAGTTGGCAATAAGCCGCAAAAAGGGCAATTGTCTGGCCTGCCATGCTATGCCTATTCCTGAGCAACAGTTCCATGGTGAAACTGCCCCATCCCTCTATGGTGTTGGAAAGCGATTGAGCGAGGGTGAATTGCGCATGCAGTTGGTAAACGCAAAGGTTACTAACGATAGCACGTTAATGCCGTCTTTCTACAGAACCTACGGTTTTAATTCGGTGTTGAAGAAATTTGCAGGCAAATCAATTCTAGAGGCGCAAGAAGTTGAAGACATAGTTGCCTATTTGCAGACGTTGCAGACTGATCAATAA
- a CDS encoding ArsR/SmtB family transcription factor codes for MSAHEKSKSAFDLLMNRASDVFQALSHPLRLAICFALNDGEKSVGQLCEALHQPQHSISQHLALLRKHEVVFARKQSRQVFYQVNDPQVQKLLNCIKSEVLVAGTSKMEEAAPAAPVELIAADEAGRFSTVFKTTMPRGQHGKG; via the coding sequence ATGAGTGCGCACGAAAAAAGTAAATCTGCATTTGATTTGTTGATGAACCGGGCCTCAGACGTGTTTCAGGCTCTATCACACCCGCTGCGACTGGCTATCTGTTTTGCGCTAAATGACGGTGAAAAATCTGTAGGCCAGCTATGCGAAGCGTTGCATCAGCCACAACACAGTATTTCGCAGCATCTAGCGTTACTGCGGAAACACGAGGTGGTGTTCGCCCGCAAGCAATCACGTCAGGTCTTTTATCAGGTCAACGATCCGCAAGTGCAAAAGCTGCTAAACTGTATTAAAAGCGAAGTTCTGGTGGCAGGGACTAGTAAAATGGAGGAAGCAGCGCCAGCTGCACCAGTTGAATTGATCGCGGCTGACGAGGCTGGCAGGTTCTCAACCGTTTTCAAGACGACGATGCCACGTGGGCAGCATGGCAAGGGCTAG